In Bosea vestrisii, the following are encoded in one genomic region:
- a CDS encoding ABC transporter substrate-binding protein, whose product MKKHWIIAAAFGMAVSLPALAQDKVKLVDVVELSGAGATAGTNWKNGIDLAVADINAKGGILGKQIEIVHYDTQTNPGNTRAAVQRAIDEGTYAVLGPVFSGPIGASMQIAQRAEIAQLVGGEAAGLTKQGNQYLFRTSLSQTAAMPKIAKYLKDTVKAGSVAVVWVNNDFGKGGRDAIIPELEKAGIKLAVDVATEQGQADFAADAIKVKNSNADAIFVYLNEEESARFLRAAKQQGITKPMVGETTLLGAKVIELAGDAANGVKGHVGLSIDAPIPAFQEFGKKFQAKYNYVSDHNGMKGYMAVYMVKWATEKQKKFDKKGVADTLRGATIKTSDEPGILIETTIEKNGDLDRESFLAEVKDGKQVITATLPKINP is encoded by the coding sequence ATGAAGAAGCACTGGATCATTGCCGCCGCGTTCGGCATGGCCGTCAGCCTGCCCGCGCTGGCGCAGGACAAGGTCAAGCTGGTCGACGTCGTCGAGCTCTCGGGCGCAGGCGCGACCGCCGGCACCAACTGGAAGAACGGCATCGACCTCGCCGTCGCCGACATCAACGCCAAGGGCGGCATCCTCGGCAAGCAGATCGAGATCGTCCACTACGACACCCAGACCAATCCGGGTAACACGCGCGCCGCCGTACAGCGCGCCATCGACGAGGGCACCTATGCCGTGCTCGGCCCGGTCTTCTCCGGCCCGATCGGCGCCTCCATGCAGATCGCCCAGCGGGCTGAGATCGCCCAGCTCGTCGGCGGCGAGGCGGCTGGCCTGACCAAGCAGGGCAACCAGTATCTCTTCCGCACCTCGCTCAGCCAGACCGCGGCGATGCCGAAGATCGCCAAATACCTGAAGGACACGGTCAAAGCCGGTTCGGTCGCCGTCGTCTGGGTCAACAACGACTTCGGCAAGGGTGGCCGCGACGCGATCATCCCCGAGCTCGAGAAGGCCGGCATCAAGCTCGCCGTCGACGTTGCGACCGAGCAGGGCCAGGCCGACTTCGCCGCCGACGCGATCAAGGTCAAGAATTCGAATGCCGACGCGATCTTCGTCTATCTCAACGAGGAGGAGAGCGCCCGCTTCCTACGCGCCGCCAAGCAGCAAGGCATTACCAAGCCGATGGTCGGCGAGACCACGCTGCTCGGCGCCAAGGTGATCGAGCTCGCCGGCGACGCCGCCAACGGCGTCAAGGGCCATGTCGGCCTGTCGATCGACGCGCCGATCCCGGCCTTCCAGGAGTTCGGCAAGAAATTCCAGGCCAAGTACAACTACGTCTCCGACCACAACGGCATGAAGGGCTACATGGCCGTCTACATGGTGAAGTGGGCGACCGAGAAGCAGAAGAAGTTCGACAAGAAGGGCGTCGCCGACACGCTGCGCGGCGCCACGATCAAGACCTCGGACGAGCCCGGCATCCTGATCGAGACCACGATCGAGAAGAACGGCGACCTCGACCGCGAGAGCTTCCTCGCCGAGGTCAAGGACGGCAAGCAGGTGATCACGGCGACGCTGCCGAAGATCAACCCGTAA
- a CDS encoding branched-chain amino acid ABC transporter permease: MAEFLAYLIAGIATGAIYALAAIGFTLVWQTSQTINFAQGEFVMLPAVLVLLAIKLFGAPIWLGALIGIAAFILIFGVGFKLAVVDPMIRHGVLPLAIATMALSIIMKEGAKDGFSAEAQKFPSFVPTETISVFGAAISLQHVAIIAVAFAVIGLLQWFVGGTKLGRQMQATAQNPTVARILGIPVERMVLLTFVINAALAVVASVLISPIYLAKFSNGEVIGLFAFIAAIVGGFNQVRGALVGGLIVGIVDSMAAAYISTSYRLAVPLVLLVIVILLKPEGLMGRKEERRV, translated from the coding sequence ATGGCCGAATTCCTCGCCTACCTCATCGCCGGCATCGCCACGGGCGCGATCTATGCCCTCGCCGCGATCGGCTTCACCCTGGTCTGGCAGACCTCGCAGACGATCAATTTCGCCCAGGGCGAGTTCGTCATGCTGCCGGCCGTGCTGGTCCTGCTCGCGATCAAGCTCTTCGGCGCGCCGATCTGGCTCGGAGCCCTGATCGGCATCGCCGCCTTCATCCTGATCTTCGGCGTCGGCTTCAAGCTCGCCGTGGTCGACCCGATGATCCGGCACGGCGTGCTGCCGCTCGCCATCGCCACCATGGCGCTGTCGATCATCATGAAGGAAGGCGCCAAGGACGGCTTCTCGGCCGAGGCCCAGAAATTCCCGTCCTTCGTGCCGACCGAGACGATCTCGGTGTTCGGCGCCGCGATCTCGCTGCAGCATGTCGCGATCATCGCGGTCGCCTTCGCCGTCATCGGCCTGCTGCAATGGTTCGTCGGCGGGACAAAGCTTGGTCGTCAGATGCAGGCGACGGCGCAGAATCCAACGGTGGCGCGCATCCTCGGCATCCCGGTCGAGCGCATGGTGCTGCTGACCTTCGTGATCAACGCGGCGCTCGCCGTCGTCGCCTCGGTGCTGATCTCGCCGATCTATCTGGCGAAGTTCTCCAATGGCGAGGTGATCGGCCTGTTCGCCTTCATCGCGGCGATCGTCGGTGGCTTCAACCAGGTCCGCGGCGCTCTCGTCGGCGGGCTGATCGTCGGCATCGTCGACAGCATGGCGGCAGCCTACATCTCGACCTCCTATCGGCTGGCCGTGCCGCTCGTGCTGCTGGTCATCGTCATCCTCCTCAAGCCGGAAGGCCTGATGGGCCGCAAAGAGGAGCGCCGGGTATGA